A genomic segment from Variovorax paradoxus B4 encodes:
- a CDS encoding carbon-nitrogen hydrolase family protein: MPTTVHPRLRVAAVQAAPVFLDLDGTIDKTIDLMAQAAGQGVKLIAFPETWVPGYPWWIWLDSPAWGMQFVQRYHDNALVVGSGEFDRIRNAARKHNIWVSLGYSEKAAGSLYIAQALIDDQGRTVQTRRKLKPTHVERTVFGEGDGSDLAVVETPIGNIGSLSCWEHLQPLSKYAMYAQNEQIHCGAWPSFSLYRGAAYALGPELNNAASQVYAAEGQCFVVAPCATVSQAMSELMCTDAGKQQMLRVGGGFARIYAPDGSPLGTPLAEDQEGLVIADVDLGMIALSKAAADPSGHYSRPDVTQLLLNKARREPVVLQRAPEVEGDAFEAIVAATEPAAARQQPLVA, encoded by the coding sequence ATGCCCACCACCGTTCATCCCAGGCTTCGTGTCGCCGCCGTGCAGGCAGCGCCCGTGTTCCTCGATCTCGACGGCACCATCGACAAGACCATCGACCTCATGGCCCAGGCGGCCGGCCAGGGTGTGAAGCTCATCGCCTTTCCCGAAACCTGGGTGCCCGGCTACCCGTGGTGGATCTGGCTCGACTCGCCGGCCTGGGGCATGCAGTTCGTGCAGCGCTACCACGACAACGCGCTGGTCGTGGGCTCGGGCGAGTTCGACCGCATCAGGAATGCCGCGCGCAAACACAACATCTGGGTTTCGCTCGGCTACAGCGAAAAGGCTGCCGGCAGCCTCTACATCGCGCAGGCGCTGATCGACGACCAGGGCCGCACGGTGCAGACTCGCCGCAAGCTCAAGCCCACGCATGTGGAGCGCACCGTGTTCGGCGAAGGCGACGGCTCCGACCTCGCCGTGGTCGAGACACCCATCGGCAACATCGGATCGCTCTCGTGCTGGGAACATCTTCAGCCGCTCAGCAAGTACGCGATGTATGCGCAGAACGAGCAGATCCACTGCGGCGCCTGGCCGAGCTTTTCGCTCTATCGCGGCGCGGCCTATGCGCTCGGCCCGGAGCTCAACAACGCCGCGAGCCAGGTGTATGCGGCCGAGGGCCAGTGCTTCGTGGTTGCGCCGTGCGCCACTGTCTCGCAGGCCATGAGCGAGCTGATGTGCACCGACGCCGGCAAGCAGCAGATGCTGCGCGTGGGCGGTGGCTTTGCGCGCATCTATGCGCCCGACGGTTCGCCGCTGGGTACGCCCCTGGCCGAAGACCAGGAAGGGCTGGTGATCGCCGACGTCGACCTGGGGATGATCGCGCTCTCCAAGGCGGCCGCCGACCCGAGCGGCCACTACTCGCGGCCGGACGTCACCCAGCTGCTGCTGAACAAGGCGCGCCGCGAGCCCGTGGTGCTGCAGCGCGCGCCCGAAGTCGAGGGCGACGCCTTCGAGGCCATCGTCGCCGCAACCGAGCCGGCGGCGGCGCGCCAGCAGCCACTGGTTGCCTGA
- a CDS encoding helix-turn-helix domain-containing protein, giving the protein MTPLLSTDAVPRSQRLAYWTDMICNVYVQLGCDPVREGDTGNFEGSIRQHTLPSLDVSVVKSGPQKVMRTPGHISRSSDDCFLVSIQARGQGVVRQDGRDAVLAAGDFALYDSTRPYQLLFDDSFEQIVLKLPGERLRSELHDTETLTANTVSGREGAGHLLLGMIRTLREDIDTLQPASALAVANGVQSILVAGLQTLPAARSPGLSKLTAYHLARVKRCIDEQLADPSLSVGSLAAQLGVSASHIHRVFKSEPLTPSQYIWERRLEACSRDLLEPRLAGRPVADIAYGRGFNDAAHFSRAFRERFGCSPREWRQQRVQ; this is encoded by the coding sequence ATGACCCCGTTGCTCAGCACCGACGCCGTCCCGCGCAGCCAGCGGCTCGCCTACTGGACCGACATGATCTGCAACGTCTACGTGCAGCTCGGGTGCGACCCGGTGCGCGAAGGCGACACGGGCAATTTCGAAGGCAGCATCCGCCAGCACACGCTGCCGAGCCTGGACGTGTCGGTGGTCAAGTCGGGGCCGCAGAAGGTGATGCGCACGCCGGGTCACATCTCGCGTTCGAGCGACGACTGTTTTCTTGTCAGCATCCAGGCGCGCGGCCAGGGCGTGGTGCGGCAGGACGGACGGGACGCCGTACTGGCGGCGGGCGACTTTGCGCTATACGACAGCACGCGGCCCTACCAGCTGCTGTTCGACGACAGCTTCGAGCAGATCGTGCTCAAGCTGCCCGGCGAACGCCTGCGCAGCGAGCTGCACGACACCGAGACCCTGACGGCCAACACCGTTTCGGGGCGCGAGGGTGCGGGGCACCTGCTGCTGGGCATGATCCGCACGCTGCGCGAAGACATCGACACCTTGCAGCCCGCGTCGGCACTCGCGGTGGCCAACGGGGTGCAGAGCATTCTTGTCGCCGGGCTGCAGACGCTGCCCGCGGCGCGCTCACCGGGCCTGAGCAAGCTCACGGCCTACCATCTGGCCCGCGTGAAGCGGTGCATCGACGAACAGCTGGCGGACCCATCGCTTTCCGTGGGAAGCCTGGCGGCGCAGCTGGGTGTCTCGGCGAGCCACATCCACCGCGTCTTCAAGAGCGAGCCGCTCACGCCCTCGCAGTACATCTGGGAGCGCCGGCTCGAAGCCTGCAGCCGCGACCTGCTCGAGCCGCGCCTTGCCGGCCGGCCGGTGGCCGACATTGCCTACGGCCGCGGCTTCAACGATGCGGCGCATTTCAGCCGCGCATTCCGCGAACGCTTCGGTTGCTCGCCGCGCGAGTGGCGGCAGCAGCGCGTGCAATAG
- a CDS encoding universal stress protein, protein MKILIAVDGSVYTQKALNYLLANRAMFVEGHELVIVHVCTGISGHVARHLSKEVITDYYAEENAKVLDPVAALLVENGVSNYTIDKRHGHAAEEILKSAAAAHAELIVLGTHGHGLLGRALMGSVATKVISETDTSVLLVQ, encoded by the coding sequence ATGAAAATCCTCATCGCCGTCGACGGCAGCGTCTATACGCAAAAGGCGCTCAACTACCTGCTGGCCAACCGCGCCATGTTCGTGGAGGGCCATGAGCTGGTCATCGTGCATGTCTGCACCGGCATCTCGGGCCACGTGGCGCGCCACCTCAGCAAGGAGGTGATCACCGACTACTACGCCGAGGAAAACGCCAAGGTGCTCGACCCCGTGGCGGCATTGCTTGTGGAGAACGGCGTGAGCAACTACACGATCGACAAGCGCCACGGCCATGCAGCCGAGGAAATCCTCAAGTCGGCGGCCGCGGCGCACGCGGAACTGATCGTGCTCGGCACCCATGGCCATGGCCTGCTGGGCCGCGCGTTGATGGGATCGGTGGCCACCAAGGTGATCTCCGAGACCGACACCTCGGTCCTGCTCGTCCAGTAG